CCGGATCGGGCAAGGTGATCAAGTCGGCGCTGCGGCAGATGCTCTCCGACTGAGCTTGCGTTCCGAGCGCAGCGGTCGCTATCTCCCTGGGATGAGCGGCGCCCCTCCTGTTCCGAAGCTGGAAGATGTTGCGAGCCGCGCGGGCGTTTCGACGGCCACCGTATCTCGCTTCATCAACAATCCGGACGTGGTTGCCGCCAAGACCGGTGAACGGATCCGCGCGGCAATCGACGAGACCGGCTATATTCCCAATCTCGTCGCCGGCGGACTCGCCTCGAGCAAGAGCAGGCTGGTCGCGGTGCTGATCCCCAATCTCACCAACTCGATCTTCAACGATACGATCGAGGCCATGGTCGAAGAGTTGAGCGCAGGCGGAATCACCGTGATGTTCGGCCTGACCGGCACCCAGGAGGATCAGGCCGAGCAGATGATCCGGGCGGCGATGAGCCGGCGCGCGGACGCGATCATCTCGACCGGACCGATCAACGAGCGCATCAAGGCGCTGGTGCGGCGCAGCCGGATGACGTTCCTGCAGATCTGGGAATTGCCCGACGACCCGGTCGACATCGCGGTCGGCTTCTCGCACCGCGACGCCGGCCGCGACATCGCCCGGTTTCTGATGGCGCGCGGTTACCAGCGGCCTCACCTGGTAACCGCCAACGGCAGCCGGGCGCGGATGCGCAGCGAGGGGTTCAAGGAGGAATGGCTGGCGCAGGGCGGTGCCACGCCGAGCGAAGGCGAGGTCGACATTCCATCGCGCTTCGGCCACGCCCGCCGTGTGTTCGCCGAGATCAAGCGGCTGGACGTGCAGCCGGACGTCGTCGTCTGCGGATCCGATTTTCTCGCCCAGGGGTTGATCGTCGAAGCCCAGACCAGCGGCCTCAGAGTTCCCGACGATCTTGCCGTGCTCGGCTTCGGCAACAGCTCGATTGCGGGCGAGATGCGGCCGACGATCACCACCGTCGACATCGATGGACGGCGGATTGCGCGCGAGGCGATCGCCGCGATCCAGCGGCGGACCCGCGGGGGCGATGGCGAAAGGCGAATCGACGTCGGCTTCCGGCTGATCGCACGGGAGAGCGCGTGAGGCCGATCAGTTGCTCCTCAGCATGCGCATGAGCGTCGTCCGAATGCGCCCGTAATTACCCTCCGCGAGATTGCCGAGCACGCCGTGTTGTTCCGGGGGAAGAAAGGCCAGGGGATGGCCATCCGGCCGGAACACATAATGATCGAACCATGCCCGCCACGCCGCGCGCTCGGCGGGTGGGCGCTCGGCGATCGCAATCATCGCAAGCAGCATGGCGGCGTACGGCTGGTCCGGTCCCGACGCGAATCCGTCCCACCAGAAATTGACGAGCAGGTTGATCCGCTCGGTCGCTTCGACCTGATGCCACCAGAGCTTCGGGACGTACAAGGCGTCGCCCGGGCCAAGCTCCGCGACGAGTGCCCGGCCGCGCGCGCGTTCGAAGCGGGGATAGACGGGATCGTCGCGGTCACTGCCGACTGCCAACGCAACCGGTTGACCCGCCATCGTGCGGTCGATCGGGCCGACATAGAGATCGCCGATGGCGTCGGGCGGAAACAGCGTGAAGCGGCGGCGGCCCGCGGCAACGCAGGCGACGTTGTCGAAGACGTCATAGTGGCAGGCAATGCTTGAGGCATGACCGATCCAGAAGCGGGGCCGGACCGAAACCGGCACGAACGGCAGCCGGGTAAGCTGTTCGATACCGGGCAGATATGTCTCCGCCGAGAGGGAGCCGGTGTAGAGGCTCGCACTGTCAGGCCCGGGCTGCGTCTCCATGATGCGGGTCAGCGCCTCCCCCAGGGGCATTTCGATCCGTTCGAAGTTGAACCCTGCGAGGCTCTCATCATAGTGATAGCGGGCCGCGATCTCCGGCCTGCCGACGAACACTTCCGCAGACCGTCCGGCGTCGTACCGGCGCAGCCGGTCGATCAGCTGCCGGACGTCCGATCCGGCCAGCAGCGGCCAGTCTCGCGCCGCCTCCCGCAGGATCCGCGGTTCGCACCGTTCCATCACCCCCGCCCGGAAGCTCTCCGGATCGCGCAGCGACTCCGGATCCGCTTCCAGGACAATGCCGCTCATCAGGCTGCTCCCGGCAGCCGCTCGTTGCGGATACGGGCAAGCGTGCGGACGTGGCGAATCGAATTTGTCTGAGAATAAGCCAGCTGCAGATCGCCGGCGCGGAACAGCTCGAGGACCAGGGCATCCGGCAACCCGTGGAGGCCATCGAGGCTGATCGTGTAGAGTCCTTCCAGACGAATCGGCTTGCCGTCGTCGAAATTCAGCGTGACATCGATCGGTTCCAGAAGTTGCGCCGTCACTAGACGCTCGATCATCTCTTCCGTTTCTGCGATACCGGTTCGCAATAGCTTGAGGGCATGTTGCACGCGCTTGAGTGCCGGCGCCGCCTCTCCCCCATGCTCGAAGAGCACTTCTCCCTCGCCACTCGCAAAGGCAGCACTTTCAAGGTCGATGACAACGTTGTCATCCTCCAGAAAGAAGCCTTGGCGCTCCAGATCGGCAGGGCGATAGTCCGGCAACTTTCCGCCAGTCGCGAGCAGGTTGGTTCCGGGCTCAAGGCCCATGATGACACCGGCGTAGAAAGCGCCGCTTTCCGGGTTCTTCGTGAACACAATGGGATAGTGGATCGAGGCTTCAGGGAATTCCGCTGCTACCACTTGCGCAAAATGCCGCTTCGAGTCGCAGCCGCGATCTATTCGCAGGGCTGCATGCCGCTCATGGTTGAGATACTGCCAGTCCGGCACCTCTTGATCCCTCCCCTTCTCACTCGGCCCTCATTGAGCATGCGAAGACGCCGATGCCAAGGCACGTCATCGCGAATTCCGAAAAAAACTCAGACATGAGCTTGCGCAAGCGCTTTCGGTGTGAAATGGTAGCGCTAACGTGGCAGGCCTGGACGTCGCACTTGAACTATAGGCGCCTTGGAATGACCACGCATCGACCGACCAGCACTCGCTGAAGAAGTGCCGGCGGATTTCTAGGAGGGAAACCTGCGATGGGCGCAAATAGCTGCGCCACTGGCTTGCGGAGCCGTGGCCAAATCTCATTTAAGATTATGAGTGTGAGCAGCCTGGCGGCTCTTGCCTGGACTTGTCCGGCAGTAGCCCAGACGCAGGCGACCCCGGAAGACTCTTCTGCACGCACTACTTCTTCGGCAGAGCAACAGTCGGCCTCGCTTGCCTTTGCGGATCAAGCGCAAACCTCCCTGCAGTCACAAGATTCCGGAACGCCTTCCGATACGTCTCAAGTCGGCACGGCCGGTGTTGCTGACGACGAGAGGGAGATCGTCATCACAGGCCTGCGCGGATCCTTGCAGCGCAACCTCGATCTGAAGCGGACATCTTCCGGGGTCGTGGACGTCATCTCCGCAGAGGATATCGGCAAGTTCCCCGATTCGAACGTTGCCGCCTCGCTGCAGCGCCTGCCGGGTGTCTCGATCCAGCGATCGGGAAGCCGCGGCGAACCGACCGGAATCACCGTTCGCGGCTTCGGCGGCGATTTCAACACGACCTTGT
The nucleotide sequence above comes from Sphingosinicella sp. BN140058. Encoded proteins:
- a CDS encoding LacI family DNA-binding transcriptional regulator translates to MSGAPPVPKLEDVASRAGVSTATVSRFINNPDVVAAKTGERIRAAIDETGYIPNLVAGGLASSKSRLVAVLIPNLTNSIFNDTIEAMVEELSAGGITVMFGLTGTQEDQAEQMIRAAMSRRADAIISTGPINERIKALVRRSRMTFLQIWELPDDPVDIAVGFSHRDAGRDIARFLMARGYQRPHLVTANGSRARMRSEGFKEEWLAQGGATPSEGEVDIPSRFGHARRVFAEIKRLDVQPDVVVCGSDFLAQGLIVEAQTSGLRVPDDLAVLGFGNSSIAGEMRPTITTVDIDGRRIAREAIAAIQRRTRGGDGERRIDVGFRLIARESA
- a CDS encoding cupin-like domain-containing protein, giving the protein MSGIVLEADPESLRDPESFRAGVMERCEPRILREAARDWPLLAGSDVRQLIDRLRRYDAGRSAEVFVGRPEIAARYHYDESLAGFNFERIEMPLGEALTRIMETQPGPDSASLYTGSLSAETYLPGIEQLTRLPFVPVSVRPRFWIGHASSIACHYDVFDNVACVAAGRRRFTLFPPDAIGDLYVGPIDRTMAGQPVALAVGSDRDDPVYPRFERARGRALVAELGPGDALYVPKLWWHQVEATERINLLVNFWWDGFASGPDQPYAAMLLAMIAIAERPPAERAAWRAWFDHYVFRPDGHPLAFLPPEQHGVLGNLAEGNYGRIRTTLMRMLRSN
- a CDS encoding SapC family protein is translated as MPDWQYLNHERHAALRIDRGCDSKRHFAQVVAAEFPEASIHYPIVFTKNPESGAFYAGVIMGLEPGTNLLATGGKLPDYRPADLERQGFFLEDDNVVIDLESAAFASGEGEVLFEHGGEAAPALKRVQHALKLLRTGIAETEEMIERLVTAQLLEPIDVTLNFDDGKPIRLEGLYTISLDGLHGLPDALVLELFRAGDLQLAYSQTNSIRHVRTLARIRNERLPGAA